The Bos mutus isolate GX-2022 chromosome 7, NWIPB_WYAK_1.1, whole genome shotgun sequence genome window below encodes:
- the STK11 gene encoding serine/threonine-protein kinase STK11 isoform X5: MEVADPQQLGMFTEGELMSVGMDTFIHRIDSTEVIYQPRRKRAKLIGKYLMGDLLGEGSYGKVKEVLDSETLCRRAVKILKKKKLRRIPNGEANVKKEIQLLRRLRHRNVIQLVDVLYNEEKQKMYMVMEYCVCGMQEMLDSVPEKRFPVCQAHGYFCQLVDGLEYLHSQGIVHKDIKPGNLLLTTGGTLKISDLGVAEALHPFAEDDTCRTSQGSPAFQPPEIANGLDTFSGFKVDIWSAGVTLYNITTGLYPFEGDNIYKLFENIGKGDYTIPGDCGPPLSDLLRGMLEYEPAKRFSIQQIRQHSWFRKKHPPAEQPVPIPPSADCKDRWRGMTVMPYLEDLHGCADDVDDELFDIEDDVIYTQDFTVPGGEEASEAGLRERGPRESPCSELSGEEAEARALEELQAEPRP, from the exons ATGGAGGTGGCGGACCCGCAGCAACTGGGCATGTTTACAGAGGGCGAGCTGATGTCGGTGGGGATGGACACATTCATCCACCGGATCGACTCCACCGAGGTCATCTACCAGCCCCGCCGCAAGCGGGCCAAGCTCATCGGAAAGTACCTGATGGGGGACCTGCTGGGGGAGGGGTCGTACGGCAAGGTGAAGGAGGTGCTGGACTCGGAGACACTGTGCAGAAGAGCCGTCAAAATCCTCAAGAAGAAGAAGTTGCGGAGGATCCCTAACGGGGAGGCCAACGTGAAGAA GGAGATCCAGCTGCTGAGGAGGCTGCGGCACAGGAACGTCATCCAGCTAGTGGATGTGCTGTACAAcgaggagaagcagaagat GTACATGGTGATGGAGTACTGCGTGTGTGgcatgcaggagatgctggacaGTGTGCCCGAGAAGCGCTTCCCTGTGTGCCAGGCCCATGG GTATTTCTGCCAGCTGGTGGACGGCCTGGAATACCTGCACAGCCAGGGCATCGTGCACAAGGATATCAAGCCCGGCAACTTGCTGCTCACCACTGGTGGCACGCTCAAGATCTCTGACCTGGGTGTGGCTGAG GCACTGCACCCGTTTGCTGAGGATGACACGTGCCGGACCAGCCAGGGCTCTCCAGCATTCCAGCCACCTGAGATTGCCAATGGCCTGGACACCTTCTCTGGCTTCAAGGTGGACATCTGGTCAGCTGGAGTCACACT CTACAACATCACAACAGGCCTGTACCCATTCGAGGGCGACAACATCTACAAGCTGTTTGAGAACATCGGGAAGGGGGACTACACCATACCGGGGGACTGTGGGCCCCCACTCTCAGACCTGCTCAGAG GGATGCTGGAGTATGAGCCGGCCAAGCGGTTCTCCATACAGCAGATCCGGCAGCACAG CTGGTTCCGGAAGAAGCACCCACCAGCTGAGCAGCCGGTGCCCATCCCGCCCAGCGCGGACTGCAAGGACCGGTGGCGGGGCATGACAGTGATGCCCTACCTGGAGGACCTGCACGGCTGTGCTGACGACGTGGACGACGAGCTCTTCGACATTGAGGACGACGTCATCTACACTCAGGACTTCACAGTGCCGG GTGGCGAGGAGGCGTCTGAGGCAGGGCTTAGAGAGAGAGGCCCACGGGAGAGCCCGTGCTCAGAACTTTCtggagaggaagctgaggccaggGCCTTGGAGGAGCTCCAGGCAGAGCCCAGGCCCTAG
- the STK11 gene encoding serine/threonine-protein kinase STK11 isoform X2, which produces MEVADPQQLGMFTEGELMSVGMDTFIHRIDSTEVIYQPRRKRAKLIGKYLMGDLLGEGSYGKVKEVLDSETLCRRAVKILKKKKLRRIPNGEANVKKEIQLLRRLRHRNVIQLVDVLYNEEKQKMYMVMEYCVCGMQEMLDSVPEKRFPVCQAHGYFCQLVDGLEYLHSQGIVHKDIKPGNLLLTTGGTLKISDLGVAEALHPFAEDDTCRTSQGSPAFQPPEIANGLDTFSGFKVDIWSAGVTLYNITTGLYPFEGDNIYKLFENIGKGDYTIPGDCGPPLSDLLRGMLEYEPAKRFSIQQIRQHSWFRKKHPPAEQPVPIPPSADCKDRWRGMTVMPYLEDLHGCADDVDDELFDIEDDVIYTQDFTVPGSGGGGWAERTEPGPSQGCVREWHRHHPAEYQVEGRAPGQRRLQPCPQGLLGQQQDPPAVGLQTAMRVAARRESMLPVTQDLAWPRSDPPVSWS; this is translated from the exons ATGGAGGTGGCGGACCCGCAGCAACTGGGCATGTTTACAGAGGGCGAGCTGATGTCGGTGGGGATGGACACATTCATCCACCGGATCGACTCCACCGAGGTCATCTACCAGCCCCGCCGCAAGCGGGCCAAGCTCATCGGAAAGTACCTGATGGGGGACCTGCTGGGGGAGGGGTCGTACGGCAAGGTGAAGGAGGTGCTGGACTCGGAGACACTGTGCAGAAGAGCCGTCAAAATCCTCAAGAAGAAGAAGTTGCGGAGGATCCCTAACGGGGAGGCCAACGTGAAGAA GGAGATCCAGCTGCTGAGGAGGCTGCGGCACAGGAACGTCATCCAGCTAGTGGATGTGCTGTACAAcgaggagaagcagaagat GTACATGGTGATGGAGTACTGCGTGTGTGgcatgcaggagatgctggacaGTGTGCCCGAGAAGCGCTTCCCTGTGTGCCAGGCCCATGG GTATTTCTGCCAGCTGGTGGACGGCCTGGAATACCTGCACAGCCAGGGCATCGTGCACAAGGATATCAAGCCCGGCAACTTGCTGCTCACCACTGGTGGCACGCTCAAGATCTCTGACCTGGGTGTGGCTGAG GCACTGCACCCGTTTGCTGAGGATGACACGTGCCGGACCAGCCAGGGCTCTCCAGCATTCCAGCCACCTGAGATTGCCAATGGCCTGGACACCTTCTCTGGCTTCAAGGTGGACATCTGGTCAGCTGGAGTCACACT CTACAACATCACAACAGGCCTGTACCCATTCGAGGGCGACAACATCTACAAGCTGTTTGAGAACATCGGGAAGGGGGACTACACCATACCGGGGGACTGTGGGCCCCCACTCTCAGACCTGCTCAGAG GGATGCTGGAGTATGAGCCGGCCAAGCGGTTCTCCATACAGCAGATCCGGCAGCACAG CTGGTTCCGGAAGAAGCACCCACCAGCTGAGCAGCCGGTGCCCATCCCGCCCAGCGCGGACTGCAAGGACCGGTGGCGGGGCATGACAGTGATGCCCTACCTGGAGGACCTGCACGGCTGTGCTGACGACGTGGACGACGAGCTCTTCGACATTGAGGACGACGTCATCTACACTCAGGACTTCACAGTGCCGG GTtctggaggaggaggctgggcggAGCGCACAGAACCGGGTCCTTCCCAAGGCTGTGTGCGTGAATGGCACCGACACCACCCAGCTGAATACCAGGTCGAGGGCAGAGCGCCGGGCCAGCGCCGCCTCCAACCCTGCCCGCAAGGCCTGCTCGGCCAGCAGCAAGATCCGCCGGCTGTCGGCCTGCAAACAGCAATGAGGGTGGCTGCCCGCAG GGAGAGCATGCTGCCTGTGACACAGGACCTTGCTTGGCCCAGAAGTGACCCACCTGTGTCCTGGTCTTAG
- the STK11 gene encoding serine/threonine-protein kinase STK11 isoform X1 gives MEVADPQQLGMFTEGELMSVGMDTFIHRIDSTEVIYQPRRKRAKLIGKYLMGDLLGEGSYGKVKEVLDSETLCRRAVKILKKKKLRRIPNGEANVKKEIQLLRRLRHRNVIQLVDVLYNEEKQKMYMVMEYCVCGMQEMLDSVPEKRFPVCQAHGYFCQLVDGLEYLHSQGIVHKDIKPGNLLLTTGGTLKISDLGVAEALHPFAEDDTCRTSQGSPAFQPPEIANGLDTFSGFKVDIWSAGVTLYNITTGLYPFEGDNIYKLFENIGKGDYTIPGDCGPPLSDLLRGMLEYEPAKRFSIQQIRQHSWFRKKHPPAEQPVPIPPSADCKDRWRGMTVMPYLEDLHGCADDVDDELFDIEDDVIYTQDFTVPGSGGGGWAERTEPGPSQGCVREWHRHHPAEYQVEGRAPGQRRLQPCPQGLLGQQQDPPAVGLQTAMRVAARSPSPGAWPGPAQSSHRQLACCSPPRKAATAPSVLTAPLEARGSWRAVAGGQQGLESGPPSVAGGHNLLLTAILC, from the exons ATGGAGGTGGCGGACCCGCAGCAACTGGGCATGTTTACAGAGGGCGAGCTGATGTCGGTGGGGATGGACACATTCATCCACCGGATCGACTCCACCGAGGTCATCTACCAGCCCCGCCGCAAGCGGGCCAAGCTCATCGGAAAGTACCTGATGGGGGACCTGCTGGGGGAGGGGTCGTACGGCAAGGTGAAGGAGGTGCTGGACTCGGAGACACTGTGCAGAAGAGCCGTCAAAATCCTCAAGAAGAAGAAGTTGCGGAGGATCCCTAACGGGGAGGCCAACGTGAAGAA GGAGATCCAGCTGCTGAGGAGGCTGCGGCACAGGAACGTCATCCAGCTAGTGGATGTGCTGTACAAcgaggagaagcagaagat GTACATGGTGATGGAGTACTGCGTGTGTGgcatgcaggagatgctggacaGTGTGCCCGAGAAGCGCTTCCCTGTGTGCCAGGCCCATGG GTATTTCTGCCAGCTGGTGGACGGCCTGGAATACCTGCACAGCCAGGGCATCGTGCACAAGGATATCAAGCCCGGCAACTTGCTGCTCACCACTGGTGGCACGCTCAAGATCTCTGACCTGGGTGTGGCTGAG GCACTGCACCCGTTTGCTGAGGATGACACGTGCCGGACCAGCCAGGGCTCTCCAGCATTCCAGCCACCTGAGATTGCCAATGGCCTGGACACCTTCTCTGGCTTCAAGGTGGACATCTGGTCAGCTGGAGTCACACT CTACAACATCACAACAGGCCTGTACCCATTCGAGGGCGACAACATCTACAAGCTGTTTGAGAACATCGGGAAGGGGGACTACACCATACCGGGGGACTGTGGGCCCCCACTCTCAGACCTGCTCAGAG GGATGCTGGAGTATGAGCCGGCCAAGCGGTTCTCCATACAGCAGATCCGGCAGCACAG CTGGTTCCGGAAGAAGCACCCACCAGCTGAGCAGCCGGTGCCCATCCCGCCCAGCGCGGACTGCAAGGACCGGTGGCGGGGCATGACAGTGATGCCCTACCTGGAGGACCTGCACGGCTGTGCTGACGACGTGGACGACGAGCTCTTCGACATTGAGGACGACGTCATCTACACTCAGGACTTCACAGTGCCGG GTtctggaggaggaggctgggcggAGCGCACAGAACCGGGTCCTTCCCAAGGCTGTGTGCGTGAATGGCACCGACACCACCCAGCTGAATACCAGGTCGAGGGCAGAGCGCCGGGCCAGCGCCGCCTCCAACCCTGCCCGCAAGGCCTGCTCGGCCAGCAGCAAGATCCGCCGGCTGTCGGCCTGCAAACAGCAATGAGGGTGGCTGCCCGCAG TCCGTCCCCAGGAGCCTGGCCTGGTCCTGCTCAGTCTTCCCATCGACAGCTGGCCTGCTGCTCACCGCCCAGGAAGGCTGCCACAGCGCCCTCTGTGCTGACTGCTCCTCTGGAAGCCAGAGGGTCCTGGAGGGCTGTGGCTGGGGGACAGCAGGGACTGGAATCTGGCCCTCCCTCGGTAGCCGGTGGACACAACCTCCTGCTGACTGCAATCCTGTGCTGA
- the STK11 gene encoding serine/threonine-protein kinase STK11 isoform X4 gives MEVADPQQLGMFTEGELMSVGMDTFIHRIDSTEVIYQPRRKRAKLIGKYLMGDLLGEGSYGKVKEVLDSETLCRRAVKILKKKKLRRIPNGEANVKKEIQLLRRLRHRNVIQLVDVLYNEEKQKMYMVMEYCVCGMQEMLDSVPEKRFPVCQAHGYFCQLVDGLEYLHSQGIVHKDIKPGNLLLTTGGTLKISDLGVAEALHPFAEDDTCRTSQGSPAFQPPEIANGLDTFSGFKVDIWSAGVTLYNITTGLYPFEGDNIYKLFENIGKGDYTIPGDCGPPLSDLLRGMLEYEPAKRFSIQQIRQHSWFRKKHPPAEQPVPIPPSADCKDRWRGMTVMPYLEDLHGCADDVDDELFDIEDDVIYTQDFTVPGQVLEEEAGRSAQNRVLPKAVCVNGTDTTQLNTRSRAERRASAASNPARKACSASSKIRRLSACKQQ, from the exons ATGGAGGTGGCGGACCCGCAGCAACTGGGCATGTTTACAGAGGGCGAGCTGATGTCGGTGGGGATGGACACATTCATCCACCGGATCGACTCCACCGAGGTCATCTACCAGCCCCGCCGCAAGCGGGCCAAGCTCATCGGAAAGTACCTGATGGGGGACCTGCTGGGGGAGGGGTCGTACGGCAAGGTGAAGGAGGTGCTGGACTCGGAGACACTGTGCAGAAGAGCCGTCAAAATCCTCAAGAAGAAGAAGTTGCGGAGGATCCCTAACGGGGAGGCCAACGTGAAGAA GGAGATCCAGCTGCTGAGGAGGCTGCGGCACAGGAACGTCATCCAGCTAGTGGATGTGCTGTACAAcgaggagaagcagaagat GTACATGGTGATGGAGTACTGCGTGTGTGgcatgcaggagatgctggacaGTGTGCCCGAGAAGCGCTTCCCTGTGTGCCAGGCCCATGG GTATTTCTGCCAGCTGGTGGACGGCCTGGAATACCTGCACAGCCAGGGCATCGTGCACAAGGATATCAAGCCCGGCAACTTGCTGCTCACCACTGGTGGCACGCTCAAGATCTCTGACCTGGGTGTGGCTGAG GCACTGCACCCGTTTGCTGAGGATGACACGTGCCGGACCAGCCAGGGCTCTCCAGCATTCCAGCCACCTGAGATTGCCAATGGCCTGGACACCTTCTCTGGCTTCAAGGTGGACATCTGGTCAGCTGGAGTCACACT CTACAACATCACAACAGGCCTGTACCCATTCGAGGGCGACAACATCTACAAGCTGTTTGAGAACATCGGGAAGGGGGACTACACCATACCGGGGGACTGTGGGCCCCCACTCTCAGACCTGCTCAGAG GGATGCTGGAGTATGAGCCGGCCAAGCGGTTCTCCATACAGCAGATCCGGCAGCACAG CTGGTTCCGGAAGAAGCACCCACCAGCTGAGCAGCCGGTGCCCATCCCGCCCAGCGCGGACTGCAAGGACCGGTGGCGGGGCATGACAGTGATGCCCTACCTGGAGGACCTGCACGGCTGTGCTGACGACGTGGACGACGAGCTCTTCGACATTGAGGACGACGTCATCTACACTCAGGACTTCACAGTGCCGG GTCAGGTtctggaggaggaggctgggcggAGCGCACAGAACCGGGTCCTTCCCAAGGCTGTGTGCGTGAATGGCACCGACACCACCCAGCTGAATACCAGGTCGAGGGCAGAGCGCCGGGCCAGCGCCGCCTCCAACCCTGCCCGCAAGGCCTGCTCGGCCAGCAGCAAGATCCGCCGGCTGTCGGCCTGCAAACAGCAATGA
- the STK11 gene encoding serine/threonine-protein kinase STK11 isoform X3, whose amino-acid sequence MEVADPQQLGMFTEGELMSVGMDTFIHRIDSTEVIYQPRRKRAKLIGKYLMGDLLGEGSYGKVKEVLDSETLCRRAVKILKKKKLRRIPNGEANVKKEIQLLRRLRHRNVIQLVDVLYNEEKQKMYMVMEYCVCGMQEMLDSVPEKRFPVCQAHGYFCQLVDGLEYLHSQGIVHKDIKPGNLLLTTGGTLKISDLGVAEALHPFAEDDTCRTSQGSPAFQPPEIANGLDTFSGFKVDIWSAGVTLYNITTGLYPFEGDNIYKLFENIGKGDYTIPGDCGPPLSDLLRGMLEYEPAKRFSIQQIRQHSWFRKKHPPAEQPVPIPPSADCKDRWRGMTVMPYLEDLHGCADDVDDELFDIEDDVIYTQDFTVPGSGGGGWAERTEPGPSQGCVREWHRHHPAEYQVEGRAPGQRRLQPCPQGLLGQQQDPPAVGLQTAMRVAARRDPGRACCL is encoded by the exons ATGGAGGTGGCGGACCCGCAGCAACTGGGCATGTTTACAGAGGGCGAGCTGATGTCGGTGGGGATGGACACATTCATCCACCGGATCGACTCCACCGAGGTCATCTACCAGCCCCGCCGCAAGCGGGCCAAGCTCATCGGAAAGTACCTGATGGGGGACCTGCTGGGGGAGGGGTCGTACGGCAAGGTGAAGGAGGTGCTGGACTCGGAGACACTGTGCAGAAGAGCCGTCAAAATCCTCAAGAAGAAGAAGTTGCGGAGGATCCCTAACGGGGAGGCCAACGTGAAGAA GGAGATCCAGCTGCTGAGGAGGCTGCGGCACAGGAACGTCATCCAGCTAGTGGATGTGCTGTACAAcgaggagaagcagaagat GTACATGGTGATGGAGTACTGCGTGTGTGgcatgcaggagatgctggacaGTGTGCCCGAGAAGCGCTTCCCTGTGTGCCAGGCCCATGG GTATTTCTGCCAGCTGGTGGACGGCCTGGAATACCTGCACAGCCAGGGCATCGTGCACAAGGATATCAAGCCCGGCAACTTGCTGCTCACCACTGGTGGCACGCTCAAGATCTCTGACCTGGGTGTGGCTGAG GCACTGCACCCGTTTGCTGAGGATGACACGTGCCGGACCAGCCAGGGCTCTCCAGCATTCCAGCCACCTGAGATTGCCAATGGCCTGGACACCTTCTCTGGCTTCAAGGTGGACATCTGGTCAGCTGGAGTCACACT CTACAACATCACAACAGGCCTGTACCCATTCGAGGGCGACAACATCTACAAGCTGTTTGAGAACATCGGGAAGGGGGACTACACCATACCGGGGGACTGTGGGCCCCCACTCTCAGACCTGCTCAGAG GGATGCTGGAGTATGAGCCGGCCAAGCGGTTCTCCATACAGCAGATCCGGCAGCACAG CTGGTTCCGGAAGAAGCACCCACCAGCTGAGCAGCCGGTGCCCATCCCGCCCAGCGCGGACTGCAAGGACCGGTGGCGGGGCATGACAGTGATGCCCTACCTGGAGGACCTGCACGGCTGTGCTGACGACGTGGACGACGAGCTCTTCGACATTGAGGACGACGTCATCTACACTCAGGACTTCACAGTGCCGG GTtctggaggaggaggctgggcggAGCGCACAGAACCGGGTCCTTCCCAAGGCTGTGTGCGTGAATGGCACCGACACCACCCAGCTGAATACCAGGTCGAGGGCAGAGCGCCGGGCCAGCGCCGCCTCCAACCCTGCCCGCAAGGCCTGCTCGGCCAGCAGCAAGATCCGCCGGCTGTCGGCCTGCAAACAGCAATGAGGGTGGCTGCCCGCAG GGATCCAGGGAGAGCATGCTGCCTGTGA